The proteins below come from a single Drosophila kikkawai strain 14028-0561.14 chromosome 3R, DkikHiC1v2, whole genome shotgun sequence genomic window:
- the unc79 gene encoding protein unc-79 homolog isoform X5, giving the protein MTGSFKVQLINMGTRAAAFQAKLRALHEYHVRLLHNVLPAPSGVDIANNIKYFSQTLLTVLKDVRTSPHELIRDPLEDPTRMSAYPNLEYGNLYNALTMLIDVAPCIQYGQIVFGKALLQCLSCILPFLDKDLIDNLPYLVSSTISVLPPALHQDIVNALCYYILPFTITRRSSDEQECQACQSVSSVIMMVLQYSNNPAHHCQLLECLMTLKHNVVKDILCVVAYGTAVSRSSAAKLLFYYWPAFDANLFDRKVLLSKLTNDLVPFTCQREHCPNAGNAEAAKVCYDHSISITYAPDCPPPLYLCIECANEIHREHGSLEFGDILHPMQQVSMVCENKNCRSNEKSAFSICFSTECASFNGNHPIRYCSQCHSNRHNSRRGGDHVVHRSLQPAWQMDPEMQMHMVESVVSLLREAKPLNFEPGKESSSSDAKKNGSALTADNISLEERQRLGRYGIWLLVGRCTPTADTPVEVLGRILSMLFHWFHVTAYSYDAAGQVESTIEKLKVDHVCNWLKEICRIHYNVFISCLLPHPPEYARVGGHWETLASRTSHLKEGLQRLICLVPYEVITSEIWDYVMPHWMEAITNDVAEKELNELKIVLSKILDPEMSPLGFDAKTMYNFVAIRFEKTTAKVQQQALHWLQILTKLEILIPLVQLFAMFGDGVRIMKYGIQHELMREKDAQSQAKAPKTPCKESKETKADMANPPRRSSISPVVEDDSGNTSAISDDEAPTNRHTEFSTDAEHNLTCCILMLDILLKQMELQDVEQHMGIHTSVCENVSRLIKCMVTAARVGLSSHVCALKVAECAYCEASIMWHQLSTKLVQFMAPLNPVRPPDVPIEDIIEEEKSSRKSPPESDKEKTRDRDVSLSMAPLPIPLGPLGGFADIFKLDQFFSDDGKIIIMAGPVPVAVPQPEPHSVGGVLVHMPHVCSNNEYGHSVDSNELRKVHATDEIMTATVETVSEQLDLASILPTDRAIARILSDADVVSANVSVTRASVMGENGANGGAACGGGENGSGSEEDEEEEDSDDFWHTSVGKFKFTLDTLPQPLQYIHQLLTEIPTIKKPEILYYVLQCLNTMALHGDALAKAAREQRGFFIWCQENLLIKNLWELCNAEHSHICQVGVPLLLHCITLPLGSDVFWRVVQEAFHDTDWRVRFTAVERVTVITRFMDSTPLRSEVGLQTALATAFCHLIASMDDINVYVAQRATLYIGTIHDTAIRSLLFCLESQFDLFIVDRPVVLQSVYQLHNSLSDRKMLGWEFFLNRFDTLFVEAQISLEKCGDISYLRDLRNSDNGSEALSAKIQKAREALNQSDTSGSMAKTLSASFGTKWPYKRTMSAPASMAPRQDSKFVPEKEKIYSRQVSAPILKRKTSRFGLGQFLGSSSGGASGSSQAANPAATAAGATRPKPPPCPVHHTAFPYHHHHPHPHAHPHPHHSYPQNHHHLSHHHAGSNAHVATSSSSAGMVSAHSQSHQYLVHCVPPSHHSPMPTLQEAETLLRSQAAADAAAASGSSAQEAAEAAGTGAAAGVSSSTGNPNTPHSFHSHFQKHPSAPNLLPPQPAIVPAPSPSPSTLAFPLHCTCDAAPHSHPQLSGAAATGGTANPDGHIHSLGGLNDDNLIGLLSRITELEESDRETIHLLVFMLMQFMSRTDQAFPSEDKPVTKTQNIVLKHLFLLLGHNQIDKSFHTTPESLRVSAVFNAFLANLPQVLDQNHLIGGLILPSVMQIILYAPNPTSTTGEYQNIVFNYSLWHLEQYPRRNWLFTLLVVLYKYSYTQPPLSGYVISAIRMIMNSLRGHFHQCRRIPTTTILDIQGVGGAARSRDVSQPSLGTDPDDKEASPPASPMFPSEGTSAASKSKGQNVAFTPKLQHAFRKYNDSSLDADETESELVAIPESDLSDSTLHGSSAPGSFDDTIHFEDVMPRNRRTLEYTEEKSTKSHKSMITTKVGDTYTTKIKATTTSETLVTTHTRHSLQEGVRMIVTPLVGAETTETAIVSPPVDVHRAVTVRNKSLENAAASTSKMFAAIATNHLKALGALQDVPTAATVDRKAGSSSGSGSRSANGNGSGGSAPAAVQASSSATAPTVTAKPIGRHKTIVECSAGNSSSSADDSRQKKSQTKSLKRTDKNYGSPESPLSKMSVMPNPRDEVDEGMQSLPPPKSIAALEIPTPERLLPIGTQDSVATLVERVRDGLNIPDISHLKQDSLDVSESTKDDVTPSSRTNSPRRLIKQVALESPPNPNAQLPSQPSADLHTSILKNVQQELKQNAGANGGGGLTTSNSIKRPRQKLAPFNVDTNAIPDIRSRYAGSWPPPPFQPVDPEPDDDGDEIGAETTNGHGAQSTSHAARGQSSRRVGDYTIVERCSDCGAHIEEYTDEEIGIFIVILGTFIHREPAMAAPFLPEILTMTSRICLSCTHAWQGENGPPLASSAQAVALQFFRCILHQLAPNGIFLQVFQTQMKMKIRHNHFRSIAKALQDFQDLNATSPIYMVCESLTSKKALPVDQLPVIFRNMAEYLNLQCVPAEAGVGLAVWSQAMQAMESLLRQVIVIMPSLSNAEYMLDIIAATLRLNCVPKTLLDPYSKIMAYCVQHTNLEYQTLYELCTLNTRSFSKDRDKNLLCRQMIFEFVQALKFKSNIPDHNLLTIVGFVLLDAGGTLPPGSAPGLPDAAPMLTTNAADCLRQYINDVIDFLADFHTLSKIKNFKNGQASNGLGEDTLGGVLKGAVAQYLALEMSRGNSRDNKAVSRYLPWLNNAPSSLQQGPKEFTECVGHMRLLSWLLLGSLTHMALMQRRQETHTIPTPLPPNLAPGQGSAGVHYQHQGVTYSQPVPQEASCHIADHIQVIFAGFAEQSKTSVLHMSSLFHAFTLCQLWTVYLEQMAHNTNSNAEGSTLGVLFEFWAKVTPCILQLVSHAKPTVNKDQQPTTMDFQTQSANSKLSEMVNLHFLSLLEALKDTNSTVLGKLLPMWSPVLSSQTQLSDTLHVRLQNVRDYAPDYEEQQALKSEALLKWLQRLQFKMGQIELQASTATQFYSI; this is encoded by the exons ATGACTGGCAGCTTCAAGGTGCAACTCATCAACATGGGCACTCGTGCTGCCGCCT TTCAGGCAAAATTGAGAGCCCTTCATGAATACCATGTACGTCTATTGCACAACGTCTTACCCGCGCCCTCTGGCGTAGATATTGCTAACAATATCAAATACTTTTCTCAAACTCTACTAA CTGTCCTCAAAGATGTGCGCACCTCGCCGCACGAGCTTATACGCGATCCCCTCGAAGATCCCACTCGCATGTCTGCCTATCCCAATCTCGAATATGGCAACCTATACAACGCTCTTACCATGCTCATAGATGTGGCACCTTGCATCCAGTACGGGCAAATCG TTTTCGGAAAAGCTCTCTTGCAATGCCTAAGCTGCATCCTCCCATTTCTCGACAAGGATCTCATCGATAATCTACCCTACCTGGTCAGCTCTACTATATCTGTTCTACCGCCAGCTTTGCACCAAGATATTGTCAACGCTCTTTGCTACTATATCCTGCCCTTTACTATAA CCCGTCGCAGCTCCGATGAGCAGGAATGTCAAGCCTGCCAGTCCGTGTCCTCGGTGATCATGATGGTGCTGCAGTACTCCAACAACCCGGCCCACCACTGCCAGTTGCTGGAGTGCCTGATGACCCTCAAGCACAACGTGGTCAAGGACATCCTCTGCGTGGTGGCCTACGGCACCGCTGTCTCCCGATCCTCGGCCGCCAAACTGCTCTTCTACTACTGGCCCGCCTTCGACGCCAATCTCTTTGACCGGAAAGTCCTGCTTTCGAAACTAACTA ACGACCTGGTGCCCTTCACCTGTCAGCGGGAGCACTGTCCGAACGCCGGGAACGCGGAGGCAGCCAAGGTGTGCTACGACcacagcatcagcatcaccTATGCACCGGACTGCCCGCCGCCTCTCTACCTGTGCATCGAGTGCGCCAACGAGATCCACCGCGAGCACGGCAGCCTCGAGTTCGGCGACATTCTCCATCCCATGCAGCAAGTGTCCATGGTCTGTGAGAACAAGAATTGTCGCTCCAACGAGAAGTCCGCCTTCTCCATTTGCTTCTCCACGGAATGCGCCAGCTTCAACGGCAACCATCCCATCCGCTACTGCAGCCAGTGCCACAGCAACAGGCACAACTCCCGCCGTGGCGGGGACCACGTGGTGCACCGCAGCCTACAGCCCGCGTGGCAGATGGACCCCGAGATGCAGATGCACATGGTCGAGTCGGTGGTGAGTCTGCTGCGCGAGGCTAAGCCGCTGAACTTCGAGCCGGGCAAGGAGTCCTCGTCGTCCGATGCCAAGAAGAACGGCTCCGCGCTCACCGCCGACAACATTTCTCTCGAGGAACGGCAGCGGTTGGGCCGCTATGGCATCTGGCTGCTGGTGGGCCGTTGCACTCCCACCGCCGACACTCCCGTCGAGGTGCTGGGCAGGATCCTGAGCATGCTCTTCCACTGGTTCCATGTCACCGCCTATTCGTACGACG CTGCCGGTCAGGTGGAGAGTACTATTGAGAAGCTGAAGGTCGATCACGTGTGCAACTGGCTGAAGGAGATCTGTCGCATCCACTACAACGTCTTCATCTCCTGCCTCCTGCCCCATCCGCCCGAGTACGCTCGCGTCGGTGGCCACTGGGAGACCTTGGCGTCGCGTACCAGCCACCTGAAGGAGGGACTTCAGCGGCTGATCTGCCTGGTGCCGTACGAGGTGATCACCTCCGAGATCTGGGACTACGTCATGCCGCACTGGATGGAGGCCATCACCAACGACGTAGCCGAGAAGGAGCTCAACGAGCTGAAGATTGTGCTGAGCAAGATCCTCGATCCGGAGATGTCGCCGCTGGGCTTTGACGCGAAGACCATGTACAACTTTGTGGCCATACGATTCGAGAAGACCACGGCCAaggtgcagcagcaggcccTCCACTGGCTGCAGATCCTCACGAAGCTGGAGATTCTCATCCCCCTGGTGCAGCTCTTCGCCATGTTCGGGGACGGAGTGCGCATCATGAAGTACGGCATCCAGCACGAGTTGATGCGCGAGAAGGACGCCCAGTCTCAGGCCAAGGCCCCCAAGACTCCATGCAAGGAGAGCAAAGAGACCAAGGCGGACATGGCCAATCCCCCCAGGCGCAGTTCCATTT CTCCTGTCGTGGAGGATGACTCCGGCAACACATCTGCCATTTCGGATGACGAGGCGCCCACTAATCGCCACACGGAATTCTCCACGGACGCCGAGCACAACCTCACCTGCTGCATCCTCATGCTGGACATTCTGCTGAAGCAGATGGAGCTGCAGGACGTGGAGCAGCACATGGGCATCCACACGAGCGTCTGCGAGAACGTCTCGCGGCTGATCAAGTGCATGGTTACAGCTGCTCGTGTGGGCCTCAGCAGCCATGTCTGCGCCCTGAAG GTCGCGGAGTGTGCCTACTGCGAGGCCTCGATCATGTGGCACCAGCTCTCCACTAAGTTGGTCCAGTTCATGGCTCCCCTGAACCCTGTCAGGCCACCAGAT GTTCCCATCGAGGACATCATCGAGGAGGAGAAGTCTTCCCGCAAGTCTCCGCCCGAATCCGACAAGGAAAAGACCCGTGATCGAGATGTTTCCCTCTCGATGGCACCGCTTCCGATCCCACTGGGACCCCTCGGAGGATTTGCAG ATATCTTTAAGCTAGATCAATTCTTTTCAGACGatggaaaaattattataatggcAG GTCCTGTGCCGGTGGCCGTTCCGCAGCCAGAACCCCACTCCGTAGGCGGAGTGCTCGTCCACATGCCCCACGTCTGTTCA aataaCGAATATGGGCATTCAGTTGATAGTAATGAATTGAGAAAAGTTCACGCCACAGACGAG ATCATGACGGCCACGGTAGAGACAGTTTCAGAGCAGCTCGACCTGGCCTCCATCCTGCCCACCGACCGGGCCATAGCCCGCATCCTCTCGGACGCGGACGTGGTCAGCGCCAATGTCAGCGTGACCCGGGCCTCGGTCATGGGCGAAAACGGTGCCAATGGCGGCGCAGCATGCGGCGGTGGCGAAAATGGCAGCGGCTCtgaggaggacgaggaggaggaggacagcGACGACTTCTGGCACACCTCCGTCGGCAAGTTCAAGTTCACGCTGGACACGCTGCCCCAGCCCTTGCAGTATATTCATCAGCTCCTGACG GAAATCCCTACCATCAAGAAGCCGGAGATCCTGTACTACGTGCTGCAGTGCCTCAACACGATGGCCCTTCATGGCGATGCCCTGGCCAAGGCTGCTCGGGAGCAGCGAGGCTTCTTCATCTGGTGCCAGGAGAATCTGCTGATCAAGAA CCTGTGGGAGCTGTGCAACGCGGAGCACTCGCACATCTGTCAGGTGGGCGTGCCCCTGCTGCTGCACTGCATCACGCTGCCACTGGGCTCCGATGTCTTCTGGCGCGTGGTGCAGGAGGCCTTCCACGACACGGACTGGCGTGTCCGATTCACGGCAGTGGAACGCGTTACCGTGATTACCCGGTTCATGGACTCGACGCCCCTGCGCTCCGAGGTGGGTCTGCAGACGGCGCTGGCCACCGCCTTCTGCCACCTGATCGCCAGCATGGACGACATCAATGTGTATGTGGCGCAGCGGGCGACCCTGTACATCGGGACCATCCATGACACGGCAATACGGTCGCTGCTCTTCTGCCTGGAGTCGCAGTTCGATCTCTTCATCGTGGACCGGCCGGTGGTACTCCAGTCGGTCTACCAGCTACACAACTCGCTTTCCGACCGCAAGATGCTCGGCTGGGAGTTCTTCCTCAACCGCTTCGACACGCTCTTCGTGGAGGCGCAGATCAGCCTGGAGAAATGCGGCGACATCTCGTACCTGCGGGACCTGCGCAACTCGGACAATGGCAGCGAGGCGCTCTCGGCCAAGATCCAGAAGGCCCGGGAGGCGCTGAACCAGTCGGACACCAGCGGCAGCATGGCCAAGACGCTGAGCGCCTCCTTCGGCACAAAGTGGCCCTACAAGCGGACCATGTCCGCTCCCGCTAGCATGGCGCCTCGTCAGGACAGCAAGTTTG TGCCCGAGAAAGAGAAGATCTACAGCCGGCAGGTGTCTGCGCCGATCCTCAAGCGGAAGACCTCGCGCTTCGGACTGGGTCAGTTCCTGGGCAGTAGTAGTGGGGGTGCCTCTGGCAGCAGCCAGGCGGCGAATccagcagcaacggcagcgGGCGCCACACGACCCAAACCGCCGCCTTGTCCCGTCCACCACACGGCCTTTCCCTACCACCATCACCACCCGCACCCTCACgcccacccacacccacaccacTCCTACCCTCAGAACCACCACCACCTGTCTCATCATCATGCCGGTAGTAATGCACACGTAGCCACCAGTTCCTCCTCCGCCGGCATGGTCTCGGCGCACAGCCAGAGCCACCAGTACCTAGTCCACTGCGTGCCGCCCAGTCACCACAGTCCGATGCCCACGCTGCAGGAGGCGGAGACGCTGCTGCGCTCCCAGGCGGCCGCCGATGCAGCCGCAGCCAGCGGATCATCCGCCCAGGAGGCAGCGGAAGCGGCAGGAACGGGAGCAGCTGCGGgagtcagcagcagcactggGAATCCCAATACCCCCCACTCCTTCCACTCCCACTTCCAAAAGCATCCGTCGGCCCCCAATTTGCTGCCCCCGCAGCCAGCCATCGTGCCGGCCCCCAGTCCCAGCCCCTCGACTCTGGCCTTCCCCCTGCACTGCACCTGCGATGCCGCACCCCACTCGCATCCCCAGCTCTCGGGTGCGGCGGCCACCGGCGGCACGGCGAACCCAG ATGGTCACATCCACTCGCTGGGCGGCTTAAACGATGACAACCTCATCGGCTTGCTGTCGAGGATCACGGAGCTGGAGGAGTCCGACCGGGAAACCATTCATCTTCTGGTCTTTATGCTCATGCAGTTTATGTCTCGCACGGATCAGGCATTCCCTTCGGAGGATAAGCCCGTGACCAAGACCCAAAATATTGTCCTGAAGCatctttttctgttgctcGGCCACAACCAGATCGACAAGTCCTTCCACACAACACCGGAGTCTTTAAG GGTCTCGGCCGTGTTCAACGCCTTTTTGGCCAACCTGCCGCAGGTTCTGGACCAGAACCACCTGATTGGTGGCCTCATCCTTCCCTCGGTTATGCAGATCATTCTCTATGCCCCCAATCCGACCAGCACCACTGGAGAGTACCAGAACATCGTCTTCAACTATTCGCTGTGGCACCTGGAGCAGTACCCGCGCCGCAACTGGCTCTTCACCTTGTTGGTGGTGCTCTACAAGTACTCCTACACCCAGCCGCCTCTCAGTGGCTACGTTATCTCGGCCATCCGCATGATCATGAACAGCCTGCGCGGCCACTTCCACCAGTGCCGCCGGATCCCCACTACCACAATCCTGGACATACAGGGCGTGGGCGGAGCCGCTCGCTCACGGGACGTCAGCCAGCCCTCGCTGGGCACCGATCCGGACGACAAGGAGGCCAGTCCGCCGGCCAGCCCCATGTTCCCCTCGGAGGGCACTAGTGCCGCCTCCAAGAGCAAAGGCCAGAACGTGGCATTCACACCCAAGCTGCAGCACGCTTTCCGAAAGTACAATGACTCCAGCCTGGATGCGGACGAGACGGAGTCGGAGCTAGTGGCCATACCCGAGAGCGATCTCTCCGACAGCACTCTACATGGCAGCAGTGCCCCG GGATCCTTTGACGACACCATTCATTTCGAGGATGTAATGCCGCGCAATCGCCGAACCCTTGAGTACACCGAGGAG AAATCCACCAAGTCTCACAAGTCGATGATCACCACCAAGGTGGGCGATACGTATACAACCAAGATCaaggccaccaccaccagcgaGACCCTGGTTACGACCCACACGAGGCACAGCCTGCAGGAGGGCGTACGCATGATCGTGACCCCTCTGGTGGGAGCAGAGACCACGGAGACGGCCATTGTGAGTCCTCCGGTTGACGTCCATCGGGCGGTGACCGTGCGCAACAAATCACTCGAGAACGCCGCCGCCTCCACCTCTAAGATGTTCGCCGCCATTGCCACAAATCATCTCAAGGCCCTGGGCGCCCTTCAAGATGTGCCGACAGCGGCGACGGTAGACAGGAAGGCAGGATCCAGTAGCGGCAGTGGCAGCCGTTCGGCCAACGGCAATGGCAGTGGAGGCAGTGCTCCGGCTGCCGTCCAGGCATCATCCTCGGCCACAGCTCCTACTGTGACTGCCAAACCAATTGGACGGCACAAGACAATAGTGGAGTGCAGTGCCGGGAACTCGAGCTCCTCGGCGGATGACTCGCGGCAAAAGAAGTCGCAAACCAAGTCGCTAAAGCGCACAGACAAGAACTACGGCTCGCCGGAGTCGCCGCTGTCCAAGATGAGCGTGATGCCGAACCCAAGGGACGAGGTGGACGAGGGAATGCAGAGCCTGCCCCCACCCAAGAGCATTGCCGCCCTGGAGATACCCACTCCGGAGCGTTTGCTGCCCATTGGTACCCAGGACTCGGTGGCAACGCTGGTGGAGCGGGTAAGGGATGGCCTCAACATCCCGGATATCAGTCATCTCAAACAGGACAGTCTGGATGTGTCGGAGAGCACCAAGGACGACGTGACGCCCAGCAGCCGTACAAACTCCCCCCGACGCCTCATCAAGCAGGTGGCCCTGGAGTCACCACCAAACCCGAATGCCCAGCTGCCCTCTCAGCCCTCGGCAGATCTGCACACCTCCATCTTGAAGAACGTTCAGCAGGAGCTCAAGCAGAATGCGGGAGCCAACGGCGGCGGAGGCCTGACCACCAGCAACAGTATCAAGCGACCCCGCCAGAAGCTGGCGCCCTTCAATGTGGACACCAACGCCATTCCGGACATACGTTCTCGCTACGCGGGCTCCTGGCCTCCGCCACCCTTTCAACCCGTGGACCCCGAGCCCGATGACGATGGGGATGAGATCGGGGCCGAAACCACAAATGGGCATGGAGCGCAGTCCACTTCGCATGCCGCACGTGGG CAAAGTTCCCGCCGGGTGGGCGACTACACCATCGTAGAGCGCTGCTCGGACTGTGGTGCCCACATTGAGGAGTACACGGACGAGGAGATCGGCATTTTCATCGTGATCCTGGGCACATTTATCCACCGTGAACCCGCTATGGCAGCACCGTTCCTGCCCGAAATTCTGACCATGACTTCGCG CATCTGTCTGAGCTGCACGCATGCCTGGCAGGGCGAGAATGGCCCACCCTTGGCCAGCAGTGCCCAAGCGGTGGCCCTCCAATTCTTCCGTTGCATTCTCCACCAGCTGGCCCCCAACGGCATCTTCCTGCAGGTGTTCCAGACCCAAATGAAGA TGAAAATACGCCACAATCACTTCCGGAGCATTGCCAAGGCGCTGCAGGATTTCCAGGATCTGAATGCCACCAGCCCCATTTACATGGTGTGCGAATCACTGACCTCCAAGAAGGCGCTGCCCGTCGACCAGCTGCCCGTGATCTTCCGCAACATGGCCGAGTACCTCAACCTGCAGTGCGTGCCGGCCGAGGCAGGCGTGGGCTTGGCGGTCTGGTCGCAAGCAATGCAGGCAATGGAGTCGCTGCTGCGCCAAGTGATCGTGATCATGCCCAGCCTGAGCAATGCCGAGTACATGCTGGACATAATCGCGGCCACGTTGAGGCTAAACTGTGTGCCGAAGACGCTGCTAGATCCGTACTCCAAGATCATGGCCTACTGCGTCCAGCACACGAACCTCGAGTACCAGACCCTCTACGAGCTGTGCACCCTGAACACCCGCTCCTTCAGCAAGGACCGCGACAAGAACCTCCTGTGCCGCCAGATGATCTTCGAGTTTGTCCAGGCCCTCAAGTTCAAGTCGAACATCCCGGACCATAATCTCCTCACGATCGTCGGGTTCGTGCTGCTCGATGCCGGCGGCACGTTACCACCGGGATCTGCTCCTGGCCTGCCCGATGCGGCTCCCATGCTGACCACCAATGCAGCCGATTGCTTGAGGCAGTACATCAACGACGTGATTGACTTTCTGGCCGACTTCCACACGCTGAGCAAGATCAAG AACTTTAAGAATGGCCAGGCGAGCAATGGACTCGGTGAGGACACCCTGGGTGGGGTCCTTAAGGGAGCGGTGGCCCAATACCTGGCCCTAGAGATGTCGCGGGGCAACTCCCGGGACAACAAGGCGGTCTCCCGTTATCTGCCCTGGCTGAACAATGCTCCGTCCTCCCTGCAGCAGGG GCCCAAGGAGTTCACCGAGTGCGTGGGCCACATGCGCCTGCTATCTTGGCTCTTACTCGGCTCCCTTACCCACATGGCACTGATGCAGCGTCGCCAAGAGACACACACCATACCCACGCCCCTGCCCCCCAACTTGGCGCCCGGCCAGGGATCGGCTGGTGTCCACTATCAGCACCAAGGAGTAACATACTCGCAGCCAGTGCCGCAGGAGGCCTCCTGCCACATCGCAGATCACATTCAGGTGATCTTCGCCGGATTCGCGGAGCAGTCGAAGACCTCGGTGCTGCACATGTCCTCGCTTTTCCATGCCTTCACCCTGTGCCAGCTGTGGACGGTCTACCTGGAGCAGATGGCCCATAACACCAACAGCAATGCGGAGGGCAGCACGCTGGGAGTGCTTTTCGAGTTCTGGGCAAAGGTTACGCCCTGCATCCTGCAGCTGGTTTCCCACGCCAAGCCGACCGTCAACAAGGATCAGCAGCCTACCACCATGGACTTCCAGACGCAGAGCGCCAACTCCAAGTTGTCCGAGATGGTCAACCTGCACTTCCTCAGCCTGCTGGAGGCCCTGAAGGACACCAACTCAACGGTGCTGGGCAAGCTGCTGCCCATGTGGAGTCCCGTGCTCTCCTCGCAGACCCAACTCTCGGACACGCTGCACGTCCGTCTGCAGAACGTGCGGGACTATGCTCCGGACTACGAGGAGCAGCAGGCCCTCAAGTCAGAGGCACTGCTGAAGTGGCTGCAGCGCCTCCAGTTTAAGATGGGGCAAATCGAGCTACAGGCCTCCACGGCCACCCAGTTCTATTCGATTTAA